One Pseudomonas sp. FP1742 genomic window carries:
- a CDS encoding glycine zipper domain-containing protein, whose translation MRLTLSTVFLGLLVAQGAMAAGNGDAAVGGGLGGVLGNVVGGQLGGSTGAAVGAGVGGAAGSAVGARKGSRTEAAVGGGLGAAGGSVIGNSLGGSTGSAIGAGVGGAAGGAVGSSMGDDRGGSHSGGGYYKHKHKNKYKHR comes from the coding sequence ATGCGTTTGACATTGTCCACGGTGTTTTTAGGGCTTTTGGTCGCTCAGGGCGCAATGGCGGCCGGCAACGGCGACGCTGCAGTCGGCGGTGGTCTTGGCGGTGTATTGGGCAACGTAGTCGGCGGGCAGTTGGGCGGCAGCACCGGGGCTGCGGTGGGCGCAGGCGTCGGCGGTGCGGCAGGCAGTGCGGTCGGTGCACGCAAGGGTAGCCGCACAGAAGCGGCCGTTGGCGGTGGTCTCGGCGCGGCGGGCGGTTCGGTGATCGGCAACAGCCTGGGCGGCTCCACTGGTTCGGCCATTGGCGCAGGTGTGGGCGGCGCAGCCGGTGGCGCGGTGGGCAGCAGCATGGGTGATGACCGCGGCGGTTCGCATTCCGGTGGCGGCTATTACAAACACAAGCATAAAAATAAGTACAAGCATCGCTAA